CGCTTCCTGGCCACCGAATACTCCATAGGCAACACCCGCGCGGGCCGCATCGACTCCCTGGGCCTGGACGAGAACAACTGCTCGGTGATACTGGAATACGAGCGTTCGTTCGGCGAGAACATCATCAGTCAGGGCCTGTTCTACCTGGACTTGCTGATGGACCAGCAGGCCTAGTTCAAGATGCTCGTGATGGACAAGCTGGACAAGCCAGCGGCCGATGCCATCGACTGGACGGCACCGCGGCTGGTGTGCATCGCAGCCGGCTTTACCAAGTACGACGGCCACGCGGTGCAGCAGATGAATCCCAATATTGCCGCACACCGCTGTGGGAAGCGTCTGGTGGTAAACCGGCAGCGCGAGGGAAGGAGGCGACCACCGTGGATGGTGTGTCGGTACGGGCCCTGCCGGCGGCACCTCCCTCCCACCGGCACCGACGGCTCGATCCGCGACGTGGTCGAGACCGGCGCCAAGACCGTGCTCTGACGCGCGGCCAGGTCGCGCAGGGCAAGGTGGCGCGCTTCCAAGTGACGCTAAAGATCGGCTTCCGGCTCGAAGGCTGATCGCGGGGCGCCGCCCCGGGCCGTGTTGCAATGCCCCGGGGGTCCGTTGGCATCTGACGGATCGTCGCGTCGGCCCGATGCGCCGACAGTCCGCCGATGGGGATCGGCATGCAGGGTCGACATCGTGTCGATTCGGGCCGAGGCCTTCACCAAAGGGCTCCAGGCCTACTGGACCGGCTGCTGTCGCGTGCGTAGAAGGGCGAGGTGAACCCGGCCTATCTGGCGACGCACCGCTTCTCGCTTGAGGGCCGGCGCGGAACCGGGCCCGGTCGCGCAGCGCCGCGCATGAAGTGGCAACCTTGGAGAGTGCGGTGTACCCTGCCCAGCACCCCCACTCCCGTAGGAGTCCCACCCACCATGACCCACCACGTCTACAAACTCGTCGAAGTCGTCGGCACCTCCCCCACCGGCACCGACGACGCGATCCGCAACGCGGTCGAGACCGCGGCCAAGACCATCCGCCACATCGACTGGTTCGAGGTGCTGGAAACCCGCGGCCACGTCGTCAATGGCCAGGTGGCGCACTTCCAGGTGACGCTGAAGATCGGGTTCCGGCTCGAGGACTGACGGGCCCGAGTCCGCTGCGGATCGGCGGTGGCGCCCGGTCGCTGCCGCGGGCGTCAGGTCGCCGCAGTCTCCCGCTCGAACACCACCGCCTGCGCCCCTTCCCACAGCACCTTGACGCCCAGCGCGCGCAGGTGCTCGCGGCCCTCGACGATGGTCAGGAAGTGGTTGCCGGCCAGCGGACCCATCTTGCTGGCGAAGGAGCAGGCGCCGTAGGCCAGGATGATCTCGGTCTCGCTGTAGCCGCCGGGGTAGAACAGCACGTCGCCGACCGACGGGTGGCGGGTGTGGTTCTCGAAGCCCACCGGCACGCCGTCGTTCTCCAGCCTGAAGTCGCCCAGCGGCACCCAGCAGCCCTCGCCGCTCCAGCGCACGTGGATGAGCTTCTGGCGGTAGGGCAGCAGTTTCAGGAAGGCGGCCACCGTGGCCGGGGCGTCGGGATGGGTCTCGGCGACGAAGCGGTGGCCGGCGGCGTGCAGGACGATCCGGGTCATGGGGGTCATGGGGGTCAGGAACCGGGCTGGCCGATCCACTTGGTGACGGTGGGGGGGCTGCCAGGCCTCGAGGGCGTCCAGCAGCGCCGGCGCCTGCGGCGCCACGACCAGCATGTCGCGGTGCTGCGGCTTGAGGAAACCTTCGTCGACGCAGCGGTCGAGCATGGCGCGCATGGGGTCGAAGAAGCCGCGCACGTTGAGCGCGCCGCAGGCCTTGGCCTGGTCGCCGAGCTGGGTCAGCGTCGCGGCCTCGAACAGTTCCTCCAGCGTGCCCAGGCCGCCCGGCAGCGCGACGAAGGCATCGGCCAGCTCGGCCATGCGGGCCTTGCGCAGGCGCATGTGGTCGACCACCTCGTGCCGGCTCAGACCCGGGTGCAGGTGGCCGCGTTCGTGAAGCCGACGGTTGATGACGCCGATCACGGTGCCGCCCTCGGCCAGCGCCGCGTCGGCGAGCAGGCCCATCAGGCCCATGTGCGTGCCGCCGTAGACCAGGCGCAGGCCGCGGCGTGCGACCTCGCGGCCGAGCGCCTGCGCCGCCTGCGCGTACTCGGGCGAGCCGCCGAAGTTGGAGCCGCAGAAGACGGCGACGCTCTGCAACGCCGTCATGCCAGCACGATCTCGTTCCTGCGCTGGGTCCAGCCGGTCAGCCGGCCTTCGGCCCAGGCGCACACCGCGTAGAGCAGCACGCCCAGCACGGCCAGGATGACCAGCCCGGCGAAGACCAGCGCGACGTCGAAGTTGCCGCTGGCGATCATCATGACGTTGCCGATGCCCTTGTTGGCCGCCACGGTCTCGCTCAGCACCGTGCCGACGAAGGCCAGCGTGATGGCGATCTTCAACGACGCGAAGAGGTAGGGCATGGCGCGCGGCAGGCCGACGTTCCACAGGATGTCGCGCTTGCTCGCGCCCAGCACCTTGAACACGTCCTCCAGCTCGGGCTCGGTGGTCGCCAGGCCGGTGGCGACGTTGACCACCACCGGGAAGACGCTGATGACCATCGACGTCAGGATGGCCGGCACGGTGCCGGCGCCGAACCACACCACGAAGATCGGCACCACCGCCACCTTCGGGATGCTGGAGAAGCCCACCAGCAGCGGATAGGCGACGTCGTAGGCCAGCCGGGACGAGCCGATCGCCATGCCGATCAGCACCCCGGCGGCGACGCCGAGCACGAAGCCGGCCAGCGTGGTGTAGAGCGTCTGCACCGTGTGCGGCCACAGCATCGGCCCCTTCTCCAGCAGCACCGCCACCACCTGGGTCGGCCGCGGCAGCACCAGGTCGGAGATGCCGGCGGCGCGGCAGGCCAGCTCCCACAGCAGGAAGAAGCCGACCAGCGCGGCGCTGGACAGCAGGCGCTGGCGCGCCTGGGGCGACAGGACGGCGGCCGCGCGGATCATGCGGCCTCCGTCGCGGCCGGTTCGGTGCGCGCTTCCGCGATGCGCATGCGCAGCCGCTGGACCAGGGCCGCGAACTCGGGCGCGTAGCTGGATTCCAGCGTGCGCGGCCGCGCGAACGGCACCGCGCGGTCCTCCAGGATGCGGCCCGGGCGGGCGCTCATCACGCAGATGCGGTTGGCCAGGTAGGCCGACTCCCGCAGGTCGTGGGTGATCAGCAGCACGGTGGGGCGCTGCGCCATCCACAGCGACTGCAGGATGGCCCACAGCTCCTCGCGGGTGAACTGGTCGAGCGCGCCGAAGGGCTCGTCGAGCAGCAGCAGTTGCGGCTCGTGGATCAGGGCGCGGCACAGCGACGCGCGCTGCAGCATGCCGCCGGACAGCTGCCACGGCCGCTTGTCGCCGAAGCCCTTCAGGCCCACCTGCGCGAGCAGCGCCTCGGCGCGGTCGGCGAACTCGCCGTGCTTGTGCTGCGCGTAGCGGCCGCGGAAGGGCTCGACGATCTTCAGCGGCACCATCACGTTCTCGCGGATGGTCAGCCACGGCAGCATCGTCGGGTTCTGGAAGGCGAGCCCGATGCGCGTCGCCTCCCGGCCGGCGGCGCCCTGCTCCCGCCCCGCCACGATCACGCCGCCCGAGCTCGCGTCGAGCAGCCCGGCCACCAGCTTGAGGATGGTGGACTTGCCGCAGCCGCTGGGGCCGACCAGCGCGACGAAGTCGCCCTGCTCGATGCGCAGGCTGGTGCGGTCCAGCGCCACCGTGCCGCCGCCGTAGCGCACGCTCACGTCCGACAGCTCGATCAGGGGTCGTGTCATCGGGTGTCCTTCATTCCATGCGCAGGAGGGCGGCCACCGGCCCGCCGCCGGGCGGGCCCTGGTGCTCGGCGCCGCCGGAGACGTACAGCCGCGTGCGGCCGACGACGGACGCCAGCACCGCCGCCACCGCCGCGCGGGCATGGCGGGTGGCGTGGATGTCCGAGTCGTTGAGCATGGTGTGGCGCGCGCCGCGCACCTGCCCGTCCGGGCTGGCCTCGGCCTTGGCCAGCAGGTTGACCAGGCGCTGCGAGATGGCGGCCGCGTCGCGCTCCGGGTCGAGGCCGAACGCCTCGCGGAAGAGCATGCGCACGCTCTGCGCATCGACGGCGTCGCGCATCACCGTGTGGGCGATGCGCAGCGCCGAGGCGCTGCCGACGGCCTCGCCCAGCACGATGACCAGGTTGCGCTCCAGCTCGATGCCGGCGGACACCGACGCACAGGCCGACCAGGGCGCCTCGGCGGCCAGCACCGAACGGTCGTCGACGTCGCCCGGCGCCACCTCGCCCAGCGCCAGCGCGACCCCGAGGGCCGACGCGCCGCGCGAATGGCCCATCGACGCGTAGGGGTCGGGGGTGACGACCGACTGGCCGCGCGAGGCCGCCTCGGCCACCTTGGCGTCGGTCAGCAGCGGGCACTTGACCTGCACGAAATGGACGTCGTCGGTGCCGGCGATGCCGGCCTCCCGGATGGCGGCCTGCACCGCCGCCGCCGTGGCCTCGATCTGCGCGCGCCGGCCGATCTCCTCCGGCCGGAAGTCGCGGGTCTGCGCCACGCCGATCACCAGCCGCTTCTCCCCGTGCGCCGGCGCCTGGGCGACGAAGCGCCGGGTGAGCACGGTGAAGTGCGGCGACAGCACCCCCTCCGTGCCGCCGGACATCACCAGCGCCACCCGCTGCTCGACGTCCTCGGGCCGGCAGCCCAGGCGCGGCGCCAGGAAGTGGCACCAGGCCATGGCCGCGAACTCGCGGGTGTGGTCGTTGACGCAGCCGTTGCCCTCGGTCTTGCCCATCACCGCGACGATGTCGCGAGGGTCGATCTCGCCCGCCTCGACCAGCGCCTGCACGCCGGACAGGTCCCCCGGCCCGCGGCAGGGCACGCACCACGCACCGGCCTGCTGCGCGCTCATTCGGCGACGTCCGACAGGGGCGTGGCGGTGCGCGGCACGCCGGGCGGGGTCTGCAGCACCGCGCCGATGAAGTGCTCGGTGTGGCGCGGCTGCGGCGTCGGCATGCGCTGCACGCCCTTGACCGACCGGCCCCAGCCGGCCGCCTCGGTGACCAGCTGGCCGTCGCGCATGACGAAGCGCCCGCGCACCAGGGTGTGCAGCGGGTAGCCCTGCACCGCGCGCCCGTTCCAGGGCGAGATCTTGCTGATGGACTGCAGCCGGTTCTGCGACAGCACGCCGCGGCGCTGCAGGTCGACGATCGCGATGTCGGCGTGCGCGCCGGGCGCGATCACGCCCTTGGTGCCGTACAGGCCCCAGGCCTTGGCGGGCGCCACCGCGCTCCAGCGCACGTAGTCCATCAGGCTGGCGCGTCCACGGTTGACCTCGGTGAGCATGAGCGGCATCTGCGTCTCGACGCCGGGGAAGCCGCAGTCGCAGGCCCAGATGTCGGCGCGGGTCTTCTCTTCCGGCGCATGGGGTGCGTGGTCGGTGGCGATCATGTCGATCGTGCCGTCCATCAGCGCGTCCCACAGCGGCTGGTTGTGGCGCGCCTCGCGGATCGGCGGGTTCAGCCGCATCACGCCGCCGAGCCGGAGCATGTGGTCGGTGTTGAGCAGCAGGTACTGCGGGCAGGTCTCCACCGTCACGTCGACGCCGCGCCGCTTGGCGTCGCGCAGCAGGTACAGCGAATCGGCCGCGCTGTGGTGGGCGATGTGCAGCCGCGCGCCGGTCCATTCGGCGAGGATGATCACGCGGGCGATGGCCTCGATCTCTGCGACGGCCGGCCGCGCGGCCAGGTGCGCCAGCGCATCCTTGCGGCCGGCGGCCTTCAGGTGGCGCTCGCGGCGCTGCAGGATGGAGGAGTTCTCGGCGTGCACCACCGTGCGGATGCCCAGCGGCGCCAGCGTCTCGAAGCCTTCGAGCAGGGCGCCGTCGCTGGGCGCGGGCAGGTTGCCGAAGGTGTTGCCGACGAAGGCCTTGAAGCTGGTCACACCGCCTTCGAGCAGTTCCTCCAGCCGGTCCACCGTGTCGTCGCCGAACAGGCCGTGGATGCCGAAGTCCACGTACGACGACTGCGCCGCCTTCTGCTTCAGGCGCAGCGCCTCCAGCGTGCCGGTCGGCGGGTTGGTGTTGGGCATCTCGAAGATCGTCGTCACCCCGCCGCAGGCCGCGGCGGCCGAGCCGGTCTTCCAGGTCTCCTTGTGCGGGTAACCCGGGTCGCGGAAGTGGACGTGGCTGTCGATGGCCCCGGGCAGCAGGTACAGGCCGTCGGCGCGCAACTCCTGCGCGGCCGGCGGCATCAGGTCGTCGTGGCCGACGGCCACGATCTGCTCGCCGGCGATGGCCACCGCGGCGGGCACGATGCGGTCGGGCGACACCACCTGGGCGCCGCGGATGACGAGGTCGACGGAATTCATCTGCCGGCCCTCACAGCGATGCCCAGCCGCCGTCGACCGCGAGGTCGGCGCCGGTGATCTGCCGCGCCCGGTCGCTGGCCAGGAACAGGCAGGCGTCGGCCACGTCCTCGTCCCGCGAGACGCGGCGCAGCGCGTAGTCGGCCGCATGCCGCTGCATCGCCTCCTCCAGCGTGATGCCGAGCTTGCGCGCCATGTCGGCGCACACCTTCTCGCGGAAGCGCGGGCCGTCCACCATGCCGGGGGCGACGCAGTTGACGTTGACGTTGTGGGGACCGGCCTCCAGGGCGAAGCTCTTGGTGATGCCGCGCAGGCCCCACTTCGACGCCGAATAGGCCATGCGCCCGGCGCGCCCGCGCAGGCCGAAGGTGCCGCCGACGTTGACCACCTTGCCGGCGCGCTGCTCGATCATGGCCGGCAGCACGGCGCGCATGGTGTTGAAGCAGCCCTTCATGTTGAGCTCGACGATCTCGTCGAACTCCTCCGGCGTCGTCTCCCAGCCGGTCTTGCCGATGGGGCCCGAGCCGCCGGCCACGTTGACCAGCACGTCGATGCGGCCGAAGGCCTCGCGCGTGGCCTGGGCCAGCGCGGCCGTCTGCCGGCTGTCGGTGAGGTCGCAGCGCACCACGATGGCGTCGACGCCCAGGGCGCGCGCTTCGGCGGCGACCGGCTCGATGGCGGCGACGTCGCGCCCGGCCAGCGCCAGCTTCGCGCCCTCGGCGGCGAAGGCCAGCGTCACCGCCCGGCCCATGCCCTTGGCGGGGCCGGTGATGATCACCACCTTGTCTTTCAGTCTCAGGTCCATGGCAACGGCTTTCGCACGGAAGGAGGGGAAGGCTCAGAACAGCTTGGACGGCCGTTCGTCGCGCGGGGGCAGGAAGCTGCGGTCGAAGACCTCCGCGGGCAGCGGCGTGCGGGGCAGCTCGTTGGCCTCGACGACGATGCCGATCGCGCGCTTGAGCCGCTCGTCGTCGACGTCGCCCAGCCCGAGGCGCGCCACCTCGGCATGGCTCATGTCGTTGCGCAGCGTGGCCTGCAGCTTGTCGCGCTCGAGCTCGCGCTTGAGCAGCGGTTCGCGCCGGAGCACCGCGTCGATGCCCGCCGCGGGGTCGGCCAGCACGTCCTTGATGGCGCGGTTGAGCGCCCTGACGAAGCCGCGCACCGCCTGCGGGTTGTCCTTGACGAAGCTGCGCGAGAAGAAGACGGCGTTGGCGTACAGGTCCATGCCGTGGTCGCCGTAGCGGATGAAGCGAAGGTCCTTCGCCGCATCGAGCCCGACGCCACGGGCGCCGAAGGTGATCGTCGTCACGTAGCCGAAGGCGCCGTCGACCTGGCCGCGCAACAGCATCTGCTCGCGCAGGTTCGGCGCCATGTTGGTGATGTTCACCTTCGAGGCGTCGACCTTCGCGAGGCGGGCGAAGGCGGGGAAGAGCTTGAGCGCCGCGTCGTTGGCGGGGCCGCCGAGGGTCTTGCCTTCGAGGTCCTTCGGCGTGCGGATCGGGCTGTCCTGCTTGACCACCACGGTGAAGGGCGGCGTGTTGTAGACCATGTACACCGCCACCGGCGCATCGGCCGGCCGCTTCGCCGCCAGGTCGATGACGGCGTTGAGGTCGCCGAAGCCGGCCTGGTAGGCGCCCGAGGCCACCTTCGGGATCGAGGCCGACGAGCCCTCGCCCTGGTCGATCTCCACCTCCAGGCCCTCGGCCTTGAAGTAGCCCTTGTCCTGCGCCAGGAAGTACCAGGCCTGCGGGCCTTCGTACTTCCAGTTCAGCACCATCTTGATGCGGGTCTGCGCGCCGGCGGCGGCGCCCAGCAGGGCCAGCGACAGGCCGAGCGCCGCGGCACGCAGCGTCTTGGATGCGAAGTTCATGGGGGGGTCTCCCTCTCGACGGTGGATGGGGTGGCGGTGCGTCGGCGCCCGCCTGCGGGACGGCCCGGCCGACCGGCCAGCGACGCCAGCAGGCTCGCTGAGGTCGCGGTGAAGCCGTGCAACTGCTCCACGATGAAGTGGATGGCCTTGCTCACGTAGGCCGGCGAGACGGTGCTGCAGGCATCGGTCAGCAGCACGCAGTCGTAGCCGAGGAAGCTGGCG
The sequence above is a segment of the Aquabacterium sp. J223 genome. Coding sequences within it:
- a CDS encoding dodecin domain-containing protein, whose protein sequence is MTRGQVAQGKVARFQVTLKIGFRLEG
- a CDS encoding dodecin, which gives rise to MTHHVYKLVEVVGTSPTGTDDAIRNAVETAAKTIRHIDWFEVLETRGHVVNGQVAHFQVTLKIGFRLED
- a CDS encoding DUF3830 family protein — its product is MTRIVLHAAGHRFVAETHPDAPATVAAFLKLLPYRQKLIHVRWSGEGCWVPLGDFRLENDGVPVGFENHTRHPSVGDVLFYPGGYSETEIILAYGACSFASKMGPLAGNHFLTIVEGREHLRALGVKVLWEGAQAVVFERETAAT
- a CDS encoding ABC transporter permease encodes the protein MIRAAAVLSPQARQRLLSSAALVGFFLLWELACRAAGISDLVLPRPTQVVAVLLEKGPMLWPHTVQTLYTTLAGFVLGVAAGVLIGMAIGSSRLAYDVAYPLLVGFSSIPKVAVVPIFVVWFGAGTVPAILTSMVISVFPVVVNVATGLATTEPELEDVFKVLGASKRDILWNVGLPRAMPYLFASLKIAITLAFVGTVLSETVAANKGIGNVMMIASGNFDVALVFAGLVILAVLGVLLYAVCAWAEGRLTGWTQRRNEIVLA
- a CDS encoding ABC transporter ATP-binding protein, yielding MTRPLIELSDVSVRYGGGTVALDRTSLRIEQGDFVALVGPSGCGKSTILKLVAGLLDASSGGVIVAGREQGAAGREATRIGLAFQNPTMLPWLTIRENVMVPLKIVEPFRGRYAQHKHGEFADRAEALLAQVGLKGFGDKRPWQLSGGMLQRASLCRALIHEPQLLLLDEPFGALDQFTREELWAILQSLWMAQRPTVLLITHDLRESAYLANRICVMSARPGRILEDRAVPFARPRTLESSYAPEFAALVQRLRMRIAEARTEPAATEAA
- a CDS encoding ring-opening amidohydrolase, encoding MSAQQAGAWCVPCRGPGDLSGVQALVEAGEIDPRDIVAVMGKTEGNGCVNDHTREFAAMAWCHFLAPRLGCRPEDVEQRVALVMSGGTEGVLSPHFTVLTRRFVAQAPAHGEKRLVIGVAQTRDFRPEEIGRRAQIEATAAAVQAAIREAGIAGTDDVHFVQVKCPLLTDAKVAEAASRGQSVVTPDPYASMGHSRGASALGVALALGEVAPGDVDDRSVLAAEAPWSACASVSAGIELERNLVIVLGEAVGSASALRIAHTVMRDAVDAQSVRMLFREAFGLDPERDAAAISQRLVNLLAKAEASPDGQVRGARHTMLNDSDIHATRHARAAVAAVLASVVGRTRLYVSGGAEHQGPPGGGPVAALLRME
- the allB gene encoding allantoinase AllB, which gives rise to MNSVDLVIRGAQVVSPDRIVPAAVAIAGEQIVAVGHDDLMPPAAQELRADGLYLLPGAIDSHVHFRDPGYPHKETWKTGSAAAACGGVTTIFEMPNTNPPTGTLEALRLKQKAAQSSYVDFGIHGLFGDDTVDRLEELLEGGVTSFKAFVGNTFGNLPAPSDGALLEGFETLAPLGIRTVVHAENSSILQRRERHLKAAGRKDALAHLAARPAVAEIEAIARVIILAEWTGARLHIAHHSAADSLYLLRDAKRRGVDVTVETCPQYLLLNTDHMLRLGGVMRLNPPIREARHNQPLWDALMDGTIDMIATDHAPHAPEEKTRADIWACDCGFPGVETQMPLMLTEVNRGRASLMDYVRWSAVAPAKAWGLYGTKGVIAPGAHADIAIVDLQRRGVLSQNRLQSISKISPWNGRAVQGYPLHTLVRGRFVMRDGQLVTEAAGWGRSVKGVQRMPTPQPRHTEHFIGAVLQTPPGVPRTATPLSDVAE
- a CDS encoding SDR family NAD(P)-dependent oxidoreductase produces the protein MDLRLKDKVVIITGPAKGMGRAVTLAFAAEGAKLALAGRDVAAIEPVAAEARALGVDAIVVRCDLTDSRQTAALAQATREAFGRIDVLVNVAGGSGPIGKTGWETTPEEFDEIVELNMKGCFNTMRAVLPAMIEQRAGKVVNVGGTFGLRGRAGRMAYSASKWGLRGITKSFALEAGPHNVNVNCVAPGMVDGPRFREKVCADMARKLGITLEEAMQRHAADYALRRVSRDEDVADACLFLASDRARQITGADLAVDGGWASL
- a CDS encoding ABC transporter substrate-binding protein: MNFASKTLRAAALGLSLALLGAAAGAQTRIKMVLNWKYEGPQAWYFLAQDKGYFKAEGLEVEIDQGEGSSASIPKVASGAYQAGFGDLNAVIDLAAKRPADAPVAVYMVYNTPPFTVVVKQDSPIRTPKDLEGKTLGGPANDAALKLFPAFARLAKVDASKVNITNMAPNLREQMLLRGQVDGAFGYVTTITFGARGVGLDAAKDLRFIRYGDHGMDLYANAVFFSRSFVKDNPQAVRGFVRALNRAIKDVLADPAAGIDAVLRREPLLKRELERDKLQATLRNDMSHAEVARLGLGDVDDERLKRAIGIVVEANELPRTPLPAEVFDRSFLPPRDERPSKLF